Below is a genomic region from Candidatus Schekmanbacteria bacterium.
TCATTACTCCTTTCCCGTTCTTAAGCGCATTGTCAAGGTTCTCTTTCCCTTCTATCTCTGAAATCCTTCTTACTCTTTCCTTATTCATCCTGCTGAACTGCCAGATGTCAAAGGCGTTTTTTCTGAAATTTCTGAAGCAGTCGCGCACTATGATATCAATGTCTTTTCCGTCAAGTCGCCTTCCAAGAAGAGCCCGGAGTTCTGCTTCAACTATTCCTCTCTTATGTTTTTCTATGGCAAATGACAATGAGCCTGTTATATCGCCTAACAAACAGCTCAGGTTGTAAGGAAAGAGTTTGAAAATATTTCCAACAGTGTAAAGAAAAAAAAGTTTTAAAATCCTCTTTATGTTTTCAGCAATTCCAGACATTACCTTTTCTCACCTATAACTAATATTACATCATCATCCCATGTATCCAAGCCCTTTAAGGCGATCCTTTATATTTTCAGTTTCATCTTTTCCCTCTCCCGATGCGGAATAGCCGGACAGGTTATCTGATGTATAAACAGGTTTTCTTCCTTCAGTAACGCTCTCCTCGAAAGCATCAACAAGAACTTTTCCATCCAGATTGTCGGGGATTGGTATACCCAGGATATAGAACAGTGTAGGCATGATATCTATAATCTCTGCACCCTTAATTTCATTTTCTTTTTTAATCCCCCCACCGCTCATTATTAAAATACCATTGGGCTCATGGTCTGAGGACCATCTGTTGTCCTTCCAGAAAAAATCATCAACAAGGTTGCAGCTGCTTATAACCTTCCCCTCTACGAGCACATCATTGCAGGTGTAACCGGTTTCGATCTCGAGGACTATGTCAGAAGCCTTTTCAAGCATCTGCCCTGAATAGATTTCCTCTCTTTTATGTGCCTTTCTTATCACTTTTAATCCTGTTTCAGGGTCAACGAGCGACGAAAGCTCCGAAATCACCTTGTCCCGCAAACTCTCATACTCCTCCCCTGTATTTACTATTCCCTGCGGGTTTCTCCCCTGAAGATTAATATAAATGTTGCCGGCAGGCCCAAAATGAAATACTTTTGTTTTCCCCCAGTCTATATTTATCAACTGCAAAGCAGGGATCTCGTTTACTTCCACTTTAAAGACAGCTTTAAGCTTTTTCTTAATACTTTCAGGGAACATACTTTTAATAAACATGAAAGGCTTAAATATGTACTTCCTCAAAGCCCCCGGATTTTTATATTTAAGGTATCCTCTCTTTTCAAGGAATTTATTGATGACAATTGTTTTTGAAACAGTTGCTGAGCCATGGTCTGAAACTATTATCTTATGTGATTTTTCAGAGGCTTTATCCAGCAGAGCTCCAACTGAGCGGTCAACTTCCTTATATACTGAAAATACCGCATTATCATTTCCCGGAGCTTCAAGCATATCCTGCCAGAAATCATGCTGAACCCTGTCGGTTGCCACAAAAACTATGACAAAAACATCCCATGCATAATCCTCCATAAGCTTAAGCGCTGTGTCGGTCCTAAGCCTGTTCATGGCTATCACGTCAGCAACATATTTCTCCCGGTCAAGAATCTGATTAGAGTCAAGGGTGATGTCAACAACATATTTTCTAACCTTACTTTCAATCTGCTCATAGATTTCCTTGGGATATGTATAATCATCAACGCCTTCAGGAGCATCCATCCCTGATATCATGACGCTTTCAACCTTGTCAGGGGGATATGTCATTGGTACATTTATTATGATATTTTTAAGCCCTTCCCGCGATGTGTACATCCAGAATGGAGGCATCCCCCTGTCCTGAGATTTTACGAACTTTACAAACCTCGGATCTTTCTCTGACAGTTCACCGAAATTTAGTATCCCATGTTTTCCAGGGTTTGCTCCTGTCATGAAGGAAGTCCATGCACAGGGGCTTAAAGGGGGAATAGATGATTTAAGTTTTCCATGCGTCCCTTCATTAAGTAATCTTTCGATATTGGGAAGATGCCCTTCCTTCACCCATGGGTCAATGAGGTCAAAGGTAGCGCCGTCTATTCCAATTATAACTACTTTGTTCTCAGCCAAGTCTCTCCCCTTTTTTCAAAACTATCTTTTTGAAAATATCTATATCTTCTTTATCTATTGCGCCTGAAAGGAACAATGTGATGGTACAGAAGACAATGCCGGCAATGACTGATAAGGGAATATTCATACCCTTAAACAGGAAAAATCCTGCAGCAAGAGATAGGGCTGAAACAAGAGATTTTGCAAGCATTGAAAAAAAAGCGAACGTAAAAACATGACTGAAAGCAAAATACAGAATCAGGAAAAAGTAAAAAGCCGAACCTGCCGCATAGGCAATTCCTGCTCCAAGATTGCCGTAAGCCGGAATTAACCAGAGATCAAAAGGAACCTTTAACGCTATTGTTACAAGGGAGCAGAAAAAAACTATTATCTCCTTGTTCGCAGCTGCCATCAGCAGGCTGAACAGCGGCACAAGAAATGTAAAAAAAATATTGAGAGAAACTATCGAAAAAACACCGCCGGCAGCATCATACTTGGCTCCGAAGATGATATCTATTATCTGATTGGAAAAAGAAAAACAGACGACTCCGCCGAGCAGTCCTCCCATAGCAAGGAGTTTACAGATTTTACTGAAAAGGAATATAAGCTTCTCTTTCTCTTCCTGGCTTCCCTTAATCATCCTTGACATTACAGGAAAGAAAGATGTGATCATAACGGTCGGTATAAACTGCGCCGCTGAAAGGATGGAATAAGGGGCATAGAAGAGAGATATTTCCTCGTTATCAGCAAGATATTTAAGGAAGAATATTTCCATATTGTTGCAGCACGCCATAGAAAGAGCGATTAATCCCATGACATAAGTATATTTAAAAAAAACGCCAAGCTTCACCTTGTCGAAATGGAATACGGGTTTGATAAAAACTCTTCTGACTACTATAAAAACTGCAATGAATCTTAAAACCGAAGCAAGAGCCTGCGAGTAAAAAATAAACAGGAAACCTAAATTCAGGTAACATGCAAAGGCTATAAATATGAGGTTTATTGCCTGGAAAAATATCGTGATATATGCATCATACTCCATCCTTTCAAAAGCCTTGAAAACAGCCTGATACATCATGGAAGAAGCAATGAGGATACGCGTTACTGCAACAATAAAAACAGCAAGGGAACCCTCAGGTGTGAGATGTAAAAATGGGATAGATGCAAGAATAAAGATGAACACTGCACCGGAAAGGCCCCAGCGGATCGTAAGAGCGTTTCCCAACGCAAGCGGAGCAGCTTCCCTGTCACAGGCCATTTCCCTAATGCTCACTATCTCAAGACCAAAATAAGTCACAGTTACCGCAGTGGTGACAAAAGAAACTATAAAACCATACCTGCCGTAATCCTCTAATGACAGGTATCTTGTTATTATAAGTATAACAGCTAAGTTGCCGGCAATATCCAGGATACGGGCTATCGCGGTTGCAATGAAGTTTCCTACAAGTCCGCTGTTTTGCCCATTGATTGCTGCTTTTGATGATTCTGCCCGAGCTGTCGTCATTTAATGTCCTGCTTATGCATTATTAATAGAGACTGAAGGAAGTTCTTATATCTCTGGCCCGGTTTATAACAATTCCGTAAGGTGGGATTCCGCTGTCGCTGAGTATGTTCAAAGATTCTTTGAAATGGTTTGCTTCAGTCTTGAAAAGCGAAACTACCATGACAGGAATCTCTACGTGGGAAGCAAGAGAGTTTGTAAAGATATTTCTTCTTACAAGAGAAGTGCAGTCCATGATTATAAAATCGTATTTACTCTTTAGCTCATCAATAAGTTCCTTGAATTCCGGCATCCCCAAATACATGGAAGGAAGGTTTTTACCTTTCCCAAGGGGAATGATGTCAAGCCCCTTTATATTTGAACTCTTAATAACTTCCTCAAGCGATGCCTTCTTGTCGAGGTAATCCTTAAGGCCTGGCTTTGATTTAAGACGGAAATATCTTTTAAGTCTGCTCTGGAAAAAATCAGCATCAATAAGTACCACCCTTTTGCCGCGTTCAGCTATTACACGGGCAAGATATGAAGATATAACCGATTTCCCGTCACCTTGTGTGGGGCTGAAGATGCCTGTAACTTTATTGCCTGTTTTTATAATACCTGAACCAATATCCCCTATGCTGTCAAGAAACCGCTTGTTCCAGTAGAAAGTGACCCATCTTACAAAAGGCCATGACACCAGAGGCACGATCCCCAATATAAGTCCGCTGAAATCTTTTCTTACCGGGTCAATGGCCTTGTATGTGGTATCAAAGTATTCTAAAGTGAAAATAAGGAACAACCCTATTACTATGCTGAGTCCGCCCCCTATGCCGAGCACCATACCTGTATTGGGAAGATAAATGTCATTGGCAGGATCGAAGGAAGGTTTTGCCCTTTGAATGAGAATTGCATTCGTTATATCCATTTCTGAAAGCATCTCAGCAATAGCAATTTGTTCATCAATCATCTTATTACTGTTATCAAGCACATCCATTTTTCTCTGTATTTCGTTAAGTCTCATCTGCATCACAGGTATGGCAGCAAGCTGTTTCTTTACAGTTTCAATCTGTTTAATTATAGAAAGTACATCAGGGTGTTTTTCAGTAAGCTCAATCTTAAGGGCAGGAAGTTTAGTCTCAAGCGAAACAAGCTGTTCTTCCAGCTGTTCCTTCTTCGTGCTTAAGTCAGCAAAGCCTCCTTTAAACATGATATCGCTTACGTCACTTTCATATTCATCCAATTTTTTGACTATCACTTTCTGCCTGGCTTTTAATACAGCAGCAGTTTTAGTCATCTCAGCCCTGTTGAGATTGAAATAAAAATCCATGGTCTTTTCGCTGACCCTGTTTGCAATTGCTACAGCCTCTTCAGGATTGCTTGAATAGCCGGTTATTGAAAAAATTTCAGCGCTCTCTATCTGTGCAACCTTCACCCCTTTTTTCTGTGAACTCAAAAGCTTATATATGCTGAAAGTGTCAATAAAGAATTTGTCACCTTCAATAAGTTTTCCGTCCTCATTTTTCAGGTTTAGCTCTTTGATAACCGGGTCAACTACAGTTCTGGTCCTGATAAGTGTTTGATAAGTATCAATTACATTTTTCTCCTGAATATAATTAAACTTCCCAAGATCATCCGGGCTATTTGAAAATATCTGGGGTTTATAGTCTTTGATATTTATCATGAGCTTTGATGTAGCGCTGTATATTGGGATTACTTTCTTTGAAAGAAAAATGGGAAGCGCTACAAGTATCAGCACTGATATTATAAGGACGTATTTTCTTCGCCAGATTATCTCAAGATATTTTATCAGTTCCATTTATTATATTTATTCTGCCTCAAGGCACAAAAAAAACAAAAATTAAATCATTAATTTATTATACACTGATTCAATGGATTGAGGAATTTATTTAATCAAATTCTAATGATTATTTTGCCATCTGTACAGTGTGATGACAATTCCAATGCTTCCATAACCCTGTCAAACGGATAGCGGGATGTTACCATTTTCTCAACTTTAAGCCTGCCCGAAGCAATAAGCCGTATAATGTTCGGATAAATCCCATATCCGGAATGTCCCCTTGAACCTATTAGGCTGTTAGCCCCCGATACAAACAAATCCAGATTAACAGGTGTACTGCATGCTGCTCTGCCAAGATATATGATCTTCCCGTTAAGCGACATGGATTTCTCCATTTCAGGGACAGTAAGAGGAGCCGCACCGGCTGCTTCCACCTGCACATCTGCTCCAAAACCATCAGTCAGTTCCATAACCCTTTGGGAGGCTTCACCTTTCACCATTTTTTCAACATTAAAAACATGGTCTGCCCCCATTTGAGAGGCAATATTCAGCCTTTCATCAACCCTGTCAAAGGCTATTATACTGCTTGCTCCTGCAGCCCGGGCAAGTGAAATTGCACCAAGTCCTATGGGACCTGTACCATAAACAGCAACCACTGCACCGGGAGCAAATCCTCCTCCGGCAATAAAAATACCATTGTAAGCACAACCAACAGGTTCGATAAGCGCTCCCACATCAAAAAGCTCATCACCCGGATATATTTTCTCAAACTCATTAATCTTCCAGCAGTACCTCTCCTTTACTGCTGCAAACTCTGCAAGCGCTCCGTCGGAACTTAATCCTAAAAGTTCTATATTCCTGCACTGGTTTGGAGCCCCTCCCCTGCACGACCTGCATATTCCGCACCACATAATGCTTTCAACTGCAACCTTGTCGCCAACTTTAAGGGTCTTCACAAGAGACCCTGTCTTTTCCACTATTCCGGAAAATTCGTGACCTAAAATGCAGGGAAATTTGGCGAGACCTGAAAAGATTATGTACTTCTCTTCATCCGTCTTGTAGACATGAGTATCGGAGCCGCAGATTCCGCAACTTTTAACCCTTATCAGGACTTCATCATCTCCGGTCTCCGGAACCGGCACGTTCCTGATTTCGAATCCGGGGTTTTTCCATACCATATTCCCATTGACAGCTCTCTTCCTTTTTTTTTCATCTTCACTCAATTTATAGGAATTACGAGGCTGCCATTCGGCGTTGGCAATGAAGGCTTTCATCATCAGAAGATCACAATGCCTTTCTGTTAACTTTTCCGCTGCCGGTTTTTGGAAGGGATTCTCTGAGTTCTATCTCCCTTGGAAGTTTGTAACGAGGAAGGAGATTCTTGCAAAAGCTTAGAATCTCATCTGCTTCTATATTTTTCCCGGGCATAGGGACTATGATAGCCTTTGGAACTTTTCCTCTCAGTCTGTCATCAAGAGCAACTACTGCAACTTCCCTGATATCAGGATGTTCAAGCAACGCCCGTTCTATCTCCAGCGGATAAACTTTGAGCCCGGCAATCTTCATCATTCCCATCTTTCTTTCAATAAAATAAAAATTACCATCATTGTCGCATTTGCCAAGGTCACTGCTGTAATACCAGCCGTTGCGAAAGCATGAACTTGTAGTTATATCATCACCATAATATCCGCTTACAACAGCAGGACCCTTGAATACCATCTCCCCTGTTCTTCCGGGAGGAAGCTCCCTTCCTCTGTCATCTACTATTTTCACTTCATATGATTTGCAAGGTTTGCCTACTGAACCTGCCGGCGCTAATCTCCCCGGTTTCACTGCAAGGGCAATTCCGGTTGTCTCAGTACTTCCCCAGACAGGGATAATTGGAATCCCAACCCTCTGCACAAATCTTTCAATCAGCTTAACAGGTGTATACATCCCGCCGCTTTCAGGAACTCTTAAAGAACTCATGTCATATTCTTTGTGGTCAAGAACTTCAAGGAGGTTTTCATACATCGGGACAAGCCCCATCATGCATGTTACCTTATGATTTGCAATTGCCTCAGCTATGGACTTGGGATAGATTTTATCGACAAGCACCATTGTCCCTCCAAGATAGACCGGTCTTGCAAATATTTCGTGAGGGTGGGCAAAGGGGGCAAACATACAGAGATGTATGTCATCTGCTGTCAATTCCAGAGAGTCAATCGAGGCAACTGTATTCCAGTAAATATTGGAATAGGTCGTCACAGCTCCCTTGGAAGTGCCGGTTGACCCTGAAGTGTAGTTAAGATAAACAATGTCTTCGTCATTTATCGGAAGACAGGGGTTTTCAGGCTTTCCTAAGTTTAGCGCATCCTCCCAGGAAAGTAAGCCCGCTTCTCTGCCTCCAACAGTTATAATCCTGATATCACTGTTTTGCGGAATGGATTTTTTTATCAGCTCAAGGAAAGAAATCTGAGTGATGACACATAATGGGGAAATATTATTCAGAATGGCATTTACATTTCTATCAGTCAGTTCATAATTAACAGGAACTGCTATGCCGCGCGCCTTCGCAATTCCAAGAAAACCAATAACGAGTTCAGGTATTCGGGGAAGCATAAGTACAACCCTGTCCCCTTTTTTCAGCCCCAGCTCTAACAAAGCACCGGCAAACCTGTTAACAAGACTGTTAAATTCCGCGTAGCTTGTCTTTTTATCGTGGAAAACTATCGCCGGCTTTTCTGCAAATTCTGCCGCATTTTTTTCCAGTGCCTCTACAAGTGTCATGATTTCATCCATCTTCCAATTTCCTCTAAATCTGACTTTCCCATGAATGATAAACTTTCCCAAGGTACCTATAGAAACTTATACCAGGTATTCCTGAATCCGGCAGTACCATTTATCACCCCTATGTCCGGCAGTTTTTTCATCCCTTGTTATTTGGCACCCGGTGACGAAACTGATGGACTCCCTCCCTTGCCGGGACCTTCATCTATCTGCTGGCCTATGAAATATCCTGTTTCAAGCTGAAGGAGCGGTGAAATAATACCAGATAAGCGGCTGAAGAACAAACTAACATCTGAAATAGTTGTCCTCGGAACATATATAATGTCATCTTTTACAAGTACTATATTATTCCCTTTATCACTGCCGCTTAAAATATCATCTACATTGACTTTTATCAATTGCGGACTTTTTAATCCTCCCCTGATAACAAGGACGCTCTTCTTTTTCCCGTCTATAGTGAAGCCACCTGCCCGCGATATGGCTTCAACAATTGTCATTGGCTCATCTGCCTGAAAGAATCCCGGACTTGTTACCTCACCAAGGACCATTATTTTCTGGCTGTGAATAGCAGTAATTGCAACTGAGACCTGCGGATCAATAATGTACGGAGAAAGCCCTTGAGCTATCTTGTCCCTGAGCTGGAAAATACTTAAGCCGCCAGCCTGAATATCTCCTACAAGCGGATACATTACCTTTCCGGAATAATCTATGCGCAGAGTTTTGGATAGCTCATCACGTCTGTAAACTGAAATATCAACAATATCCCCTGAACCCAGAATAAACTCAGTTATTTTGGGAGTTTTCTCATTTTCTGCCGGATTTTCCTGTCCGGAAGATGCCGCATTTCCTTTTCCGCTGATATCCTGTTTATTCCCAATCATACTGCAGCTTGCACAGGCAACAAGAAATACGACCAATGTAAATGCTAATATTTTTTTTACTGGCAAATTTGATTACCTTCTTTTAAAAAAATTTTGTTTCTATTCTAATATGCACCGGCTCTTTTTAAAACAGCAATTATCGTTCTAAACAAAATTTTTATGTCCAGCCATACAGACTGGTTCTCGACATAGAAAACATCATACCTTATCCAGCTGTGAAAGGGGGAATCGCTTCTTCCTTCGACCTGCCATAATCCGGTAATCCCCGGTTTAACTTTAAGGCGGATGTCACGCCAGCTGGAGCAGAATTTCATTTCTTCCATCACAAGAGGTCTAGGACCTACAAGGCTCATGTCTCCTTTCAAAACATTGATAAACTGCGGAAGCTCGTCAAGGCTCGTGGAACGAAGTATTCTCCCCACTTTTGTAACGCGGGGATCTTTTGACAGTTTGAACATCGGACCGTCGCATTCTTTCTGAGCAGCAAGCTTTTCTTGCAGGCTCTCTGCATCTTCAATCATTGTCCTGAATTTGAGCATGCCGAACTCTTTTCCGTCTTTTCCGCATCTCTTCTGCCAGAATACAATGGGCCCTCTTGAATCAATTCTAATTGCGGCAGCTATCAAAAGCATCAAGGGAGAAAAAACAATTAATCCCAAAGAAGCAAAAACAATATCTACGAAACGTTTTATTCTGAGGAATGTCCTGTACTTAAAACGATTTACCTGCGGAGAATCAATAGCAGCGACACCGTTAAACTCATAACCCGCAGGGAGAAGATTTATATCCCCGAAACTGAGATTTCCCACAAGCACCTTATTCTTAAAAGATTTTCCTGAGTTGATATAAAGACCGCTGCCGGCAATGCAATAACCGAGCGCCGAGCCTTGTTCCACCCTGCAGTTATCCCAGAGAATGCTTTCCCTCACAAGAACCCCTCTTCCTATCGTGCACCCGTTCCCAAGCACAGTCGGTCCGATTATCCGTGAACCCTCTTCAATCATACAGTTATTCCCGATTAACACCGGCCCGAGAATATACGTATTTGGAGATATTGACACATTTTCTCCTACCCATATCCCTTCGGCAAGCATTTTATAACCGTCCTCTGCATGCCCCGTAAACAGGTTCTCCCTGTGGGCTTCATAATAATCTTCTATGCTGTTGATTGCTTTACAGCTTTCTTTTATTTCATAGGTATATGCGCTTAATGAGGCATTCTTCAAAAGAGGAATAAGCTGCTCCTGAATGTCGAAATAACCATCATCTTTTACAAACTCAAGCGCCTCGGGATTAAAAACATAAACACCAAGAGGCTTCATTACAGATCTTCTTTCCACTGAATGATGTATGCTGTAAAAAGAACCCACAGCATTGTTGTCTGCAACCTGAACTCCTTCTGAAAGAAATCTTTTTGTAACCTGCACTGCGATTGTTACAACAGAGTGATTTTCATCATGATATGCTACAATGTCATTAAGGTTGATGGTACCGAGAAAGGAGTTCCCATCTACAACCAGAAACTTGTCATTTCCTATAAAATCCCTCATGTCCCTCAGTATCCCTGCGCTCCCACGAGGTTTTTCGTCATCAGTATAATGTATATCTATAGTAAGACCGTTTTTACGTTTAAGGCTTTCGAGATATGCTGTTGAAGCACTACCCATCGACGCGGCAAAAACAATCTCATTTATCCCCATTCCGGCAAGACAATGTATCGTGTATTCGACAAGCGGTCTGTTAAAAACCGGCAGCATAAAGACCGGTTTATCCTTCGTCAGAGGACTTAACCTCTTACTTAATTTATCTGCGAGAATTATACATTTAGTAATTTTAGTCATAATCAATTATATAATAACGCAACCTACTAATTTAGTCACCTTTTCTAATCAACAGAATCCATACTTACTGTTTATCAAATAATTTCAATCTGTGGCTGTAAGAAAAGTTACATTGTTATTTTTTAATACTCATTATTGAAAAAACTATCATATACAGGATTTAAGGTAATATTACAACCTCAGCCGTGTTTTAGGAATCTTAAACAAAAGCGGAAATAAACCAGTTAAGATATTTGTTGTAGGCAACATTAAACTTAATTATTGAGAAATGCCGCTATGTCGGCAAGCTCAGAGTCTTCCATCAATGGCCACTGTATATTCTTCTTTTTCATCTCATCGCGCATCTTGGGCCCATGGTTCCACATCGCCCACGCCATATAAATCGGAGAAATTTTATTATTGTCAGACGGCAGGGATATCTTCCCATCTATTTTCCCGGTTCCTTTTACATGGCAGGAAGAACACTTCTTTGTATTGAAAAGCTCCGCGCCCATTTTGGCATCCCCGGCAGTTTCAACCCGTCTTAAACTTAAAAGATATGCAACCAGATGAGACATCTCATCAGAAGTAAGCTCTAATTTTCCTTCGCTGATACTGGCTCCTCTGGAAATCATAAGCGGGGAATGATTCCACATTAGCCCTGCAATCTGCATTATGGTGATGATTCCATTTTCCCCGGAACTTAATGCCTTCGAAAGATCGGGGCCTGCTTTTCCTCCCTTGCCATATACCGAATGGCAGGCGATGCATCCCTTCCTCCGGAAAATCTCCTCTCCTTCAGCGGCATTCCCGGGCGACAAATATTCTTTTTCAGACACACCTGATACTTCCTTTATATAAGCCACAAGATCTGCCATGTCGCTTTTTTCAAAGGTAGGCCATTTTATCCCTTTTTTAGCCATTTCTCTTTTCATCGCAGGCGCATGGTTCCACATGAGATCAGCCCATACAACCGGGCTTGTATATTTTCCCCAGCCCGAAAGCTCAGGCCCCACACGTCCACCTTTCCCTTTAATAGAATGGCATACGCTGCATTTTTTTTCTTCGAAAAAAGATGCCCCTTTTTTTGGATCACCGATCTCAATGGTAGAGCGTATAAAGGTAAGAAAGGAGAAGATATCTGACATCTCCTCTTTTGACACAGGTTCGTATTTGATTTCTTTAAGGACTATTTTCTCAAGCATAACCGGCGCATGGTTCCAGAGGGATGAAGCCAAACTGCTTTCAGTTATATCCCGTCTCTTATCTTCTGACACCGCAAGGTCAGGCCCCTCATTTCCGCCTTCTCCCCAAACCGAATGGCATTTGATACACCCCTTCTCATAAAAAGCTTTCCATCCTTTCGTAGGATTTCCCTGTTCTGAAGTCTTATCATTAATACTCTCAGAAGATGATACAGGGGGAGAGGCAAGAAGCAGTATCAACATGATCAGGAAGAGAACACACAAACTCTGAGATTTCAAGTTCCCCCTCATCACTGGTTCATCTCCTCTATTTTATTCATTGGTTTATCTTTGGGTTTATCTTTGAGTTTATCATTGAATTTATCATTAGGTCTGTCTTTAGCCAGAGTTATCCCAAAAAAGAGTGTACCTCCCACGCCGGCAAGAAGAATGAATACCGGTATTATGAGAATAGCTATGACACGCGCAAAAGGCGCTGAAGGGTCATTCCATTCAGAAGCCCAAAAATAACCGTTAAGGAGAAAAACGATTATAAACACAGCCATTCCCCATAAGGCGAGAACAATTGAAACATGTCCCGCAAAAGTTATTTTCCTGAATGTTGAGTCATCAATCTTCAATCTTATTCTCCCTAATCAGCCCGTTCCGGTTCATTTTTCAGTCCCGGCAGATAGCTTTCAACCCTCTCGCTTACCTCCTGTACAGATTTTTTACGCCCCTCTTTTATTTCCCATAT
It encodes:
- a CDS encoding c-type cytochrome, whose amino-acid sequence is MKSQSLCVLFLIMLILLLASPPVSSSESINDKTSEQGNPTKGWKAFYEKGCIKCHSVWGEGGNEGPDLAVSEDKRRDITESSLASSLWNHAPVMLEKIVLKEIKYEPVSKEEMSDIFSFLTFIRSTIEIGDPKKGASFFEEKKCSVCHSIKGKGGRVGPELSGWGKYTSPVVWADLMWNHAPAMKREMAKKGIKWPTFEKSDMADLVAYIKEVSGVSEKEYLSPGNAAEGEEIFRRKGCIACHSVYGKGGKAGPDLSKALSSGENGIITIMQIAGLMWNHSPLMISRGASISEGKLELTSDEMSHLVAYLLSLRRVETAGDAKMGAELFNTKKCSSCHVKGTGKIDGKISLPSDNNKISPIYMAWAMWNHGPKMRDEMKKKNIQWPLMEDSELADIAAFLNN
- a CDS encoding exopolysaccharide biosynthesis polyprenyl glycosylphosphotransferase → MTKITKCIILADKLSKRLSPLTKDKPVFMLPVFNRPLVEYTIHCLAGMGINEIVFAASMGSASTAYLESLKRKNGLTIDIHYTDDEKPRGSAGILRDMRDFIGNDKFLVVDGNSFLGTINLNDIVAYHDENHSVVTIAVQVTKRFLSEGVQVADNNAVGSFYSIHHSVERRSVMKPLGVYVFNPEALEFVKDDGYFDIQEQLIPLLKNASLSAYTYEIKESCKAINSIEDYYEAHRENLFTGHAEDGYKMLAEGIWVGENVSISPNTYILGPVLIGNNCMIEEGSRIIGPTVLGNGCTIGRGVLVRESILWDNCRVEQGSALGYCIAGSGLYINSGKSFKNKVLVGNLSFGDINLLPAGYEFNGVAAIDSPQVNRFKYRTFLRIKRFVDIVFASLGLIVFSPLMLLIAAAIRIDSRGPIVFWQKRCGKDGKEFGMLKFRTMIEDAESLQEKLAAQKECDGPMFKLSKDPRVTKVGRILRSTSLDELPQFINVLKGDMSLVGPRPLVMEEMKFCSSWRDIRLKVKPGITGLWQVEGRSDSPFHSWIRYDVFYVENQSVWLDIKILFRTIIAVLKRAGAY